The window GGAACAGGTTCGGTTAATTTCATACTACATTTTGAGAATTTGTCATTCAGTTTTCCTTGTACTTCTGGGTGCATTGGGCAGGCATACATTTTTGTTTGATTGTTCATCATTTTAGTTTTATCATTCATTACTGTGCTATCATTACTCATCATAGTACTATCATTTTCCATCATAGTACTGTCATTGCTCATCATATTAGAATGATCTGTCGTGGCTTCTTTGTTTTTTTGATTACAAGAAACTAATACGTAAGCCATTATTACGGCTGAAAGAATTACTTTTTTCATTTTTTTAGATTTTTTAAAACAATGAGGCTGTCCAAAAAGTAAGGACAGCCTTTTTTTTCTGTTTTTAATCTAAAATATTATCTTAGAGTTGCATAAAAAACAAGCAATGGCTAAAGTAATATTTAAATCGCAATCGATCAATACTCCGGAACTTTTTCCGATAAATATTTTTGACAAAATCCCAGAAAACCATCCTGTTCGCTTAGTAGATCAAGTTGTCAATTCATTGGATATCAATACCATTCTTAAGAAATATAAAGGAGGTGGCACCTCGGCTTACCATCCCAGAATGATGCTTAAGGTTTTGTTTTACAGTTATTTGAGCAACACTTATTCTTGTCGAAAAATAGCAAAAGCACTCACCGAGAACATTCATTTTATGTTTATTTCAGGCAACTCAACCCCTGATTTTAGAACTATCAACGATTTTAGAGGAAAGATTTTAAAAGAGAACATCAAAGATTTATTTGCCGAGGTAGTCAAAATGCTTGTGGAAATGAAATACATAAGTCTTGATATTCAGTATATCGATGGAACAAAGATAGAAGCCAAATCCAATAAATATACCTTTGTTTGGCGCGGTTCTATAGAGAAATACAAAGAAAAACTCGAAGTAAAAATCAATAGTATTTTATCCGATATCGAAAATAGTATAGCATCAGATAACCAAGAAATTAACAAAGAAGAATTGCCAAAAAAAATAAACTCGGAAGAGTTAAAAGAGAAATTGGCTGAGCTAAATAAAAAACTCAAAGAGCCAAACAAAAAAACAGCCAAAGAGCTTCAAAAACTTCAAGAGGAACATCTGCCAAAACTCGAAAAATACGAAAAAGATTTAG is drawn from Belliella baltica DSM 15883 and contains these coding sequences:
- a CDS encoding heavy metal-binding domain-containing protein is translated as MKKVILSAVIMAYVLVSCNQKNKEATTDHSNMMSNDSTMMENDSTMMSNDSTVMNDKTKMMNNQTKMYACPMHPEVQGKLNDKFSKCSMKLTEPVPEKTEESK